Proteins encoded together in one Yersinia mollaretii ATCC 43969 window:
- the pflA gene encoding pyruvate formate lyase 1-activating protein, translated as MSVLGRIHSFESCGTVDGPGIRFIVFFQGCLMRCLYCHNRDTWDTHGGKEVTVEELVKEAVTYRHFMNASGGGVTASGGEAILQAEFVRDWFRACHEEGIHTCLDTNGFVRRYDPVIDELLDATDLVMLDLKQMDDSVHQNLVGVSNHRTLEFARYLAKRNQKTWVRYVVVPGWSDDDKSAHMLGEFTQNMTNIEKIELLPYHELGKHKWIAMGEEYKLDGVKPPTAEIMDRVKGILESYGHKVIY; from the coding sequence ATGTCCGTACTTGGCCGCATTCACTCATTCGAATCCTGTGGTACCGTTGACGGCCCTGGAATCCGATTTATTGTCTTCTTCCAAGGCTGCTTGATGCGCTGCCTGTATTGCCACAACCGTGATACTTGGGACACCCACGGCGGTAAAGAAGTTACCGTTGAAGAATTGGTCAAAGAAGCCGTCACTTATCGTCACTTTATGAATGCTTCTGGCGGTGGCGTAACGGCCTCCGGTGGCGAAGCCATCTTACAAGCTGAATTCGTGCGCGATTGGTTCCGCGCCTGCCACGAAGAGGGCATTCACACCTGTCTGGACACCAACGGTTTTGTGCGCCGCTATGATCCCGTCATTGATGAGTTGCTAGATGCCACCGATTTAGTGATGCTCGATTTGAAACAGATGGATGACAGCGTGCATCAGAATCTAGTCGGCGTCTCCAATCATCGCACTCTGGAGTTTGCCCGTTATCTGGCAAAGCGTAACCAGAAAACCTGGGTCCGCTATGTAGTGGTGCCGGGCTGGTCAGATGATGATAAATCGGCGCACATGCTGGGTGAGTTTACCCAGAACATGACCAATATCGAGAAGATCGAACTGCTGCCTTATCATGAGTTGGGTAAGCATAAATGGATTGCCATGGGCGAAGAGTACAAGTTAGATGGAGTCAAACCCCCGACAGCGGAGATTATGGACCGCGTGAAAGGTATTCTGGAAAGTTATGGTCACAAAGTGATCTACTGA
- a CDS encoding DNA translocase FtsK, whose amino-acid sequence MSQEYTEDKEVTLKKLSSGRRVLEAILIVVTILAAYLMAALLSFNPSDPSWSQTAWHEPIHNLGGGIGAWMADTLFFTFGVLAYAIPVIMVMLCWAAFRQRDTSEHVDYFALSLRLIGTLALILTSCGLAALNVDDLYYFASGGVIGSLFSNAMLPWFNGVGATLTLLCIWAVGLTLFTGWSWLVIAEKIGGAVLGSLTFMTNRSRREERYDDEDDDYQVDDADTSEQKNGTVASKVTTASVATATGLAANSAYADDDDVLFSAPSVTDTLLPLAETDDKYEPLLSSLRATDNDELPALSMAATEGAVNPVIGHDITNENSAPVVENITAPPLYSFEIPQETPSPVQTRVMLPTERPEPQMGAWDTPAASASHSPFDFSTAQRHNDQVESTPYMNPELGSSLDGLTAAGMGSASTSGPISTAGIVAASAATATFMPAFTATSDSSSQIKQGIGPELPRPNPVRIPTRRELASYGIKLPSQRIAEQEQRELREDETLSSQSAAAFGSEVESEDEAALQQAILRQAFVDQQSERYGQSSDADVNIFSAPEPEDEQALQEAALRQEFAAQQQHRYSVTQREDTVRHENSIYSENSVHNENNSAEGVQLADTSSAFTFSPVADLVDESPREPLFTLSPYVETAAKEETFAQDDSEQVSPHQQAPVQQTHSEHSTPSVQSAHASSANTHSAYTQPTAIPSYAPPVPQSVVQPTAPMQPVQPIPAMDSLIHPFLMRNDQPLVKPTTPLPTLDLLSSPPAEEEPVDMFALEQTARLVEARLGDYRVKAEVVGISPGPVITRFELDLAPGVKASRISNLSRDLARSLSAIAVRVVEVIPGKPYVGLELPNKYRQTVYLREVLDCAKFRDNPSPLAIVLGKDIAGQPVVADLAKMPHLLVAGTTGSGKSVGVNAMILSILYKATPDEVRFIMIDPKMLELSVYEGIPHLLTGVVTDMKDAANALRWCVGEMERRYKLMSALGVRNLAGYNERVAQAEAMGRPIPDPFWKPSDSMDISPPMLVKLPYIVVMVDEFADLMMTVGKKVEELIARLAQKARAAGIHLVLATQRPSVDVITGLIKANIPTRIAFTVSSKIDSRTILDQGGAESLLGMGDMLYMAPNSSIPVRVHGAFVRDQEVHAVVNDWKARGRPQYIESIISGGDEGEGGGLGLDSDEELDPLFDQAVSFVLEKRRASISGVQRQFRIGYNRAARIIEQMEAQQIVSTPGHNGNREVLAPPPHE is encoded by the coding sequence TTGAGCCAGGAATATACAGAAGACAAAGAAGTTACTCTGAAAAAACTCAGCAGCGGGCGTCGTGTGCTTGAGGCTATTTTGATTGTGGTAACTATTTTGGCAGCCTACCTGATGGCGGCGCTGCTGAGTTTCAATCCTTCGGACCCAAGTTGGTCCCAAACTGCTTGGCACGAGCCTATCCACAATCTTGGTGGGGGTATTGGTGCTTGGATGGCTGATACACTGTTCTTCACCTTTGGTGTCTTGGCCTATGCAATCCCTGTTATTATGGTGATGTTGTGCTGGGCGGCATTTCGCCAGCGCGATACCAGCGAGCACGTCGATTACTTTGCACTGTCATTGCGCCTGATTGGTACATTAGCCCTGATTTTAACATCATGCGGCTTGGCTGCTCTGAATGTTGACGATCTTTATTACTTTGCTTCTGGTGGGGTGATTGGCAGTTTATTCAGCAATGCCATGTTGCCGTGGTTCAACGGTGTGGGGGCTACACTCACATTGCTCTGTATCTGGGCAGTTGGTTTGACGCTCTTTACCGGTTGGTCATGGTTGGTTATTGCCGAGAAAATTGGTGGCGCGGTCTTAGGTTCCTTGACATTTATGACTAATCGTTCCCGTCGTGAAGAGCGCTATGACGATGAAGATGACGATTACCAAGTAGATGATGCGGATACCTCTGAGCAAAAAAACGGAACTGTGGCAAGCAAGGTAACAACAGCGAGTGTTGCAACTGCCACTGGGCTGGCAGCGAACTCTGCCTATGCAGATGATGACGATGTACTCTTCTCCGCACCATCAGTTACAGATACGCTATTACCGCTGGCTGAAACCGACGATAAATATGAACCATTATTAAGTTCGCTACGTGCGACGGATAATGATGAGCTGCCAGCATTATCTATGGCTGCCACTGAGGGAGCAGTTAATCCGGTTATCGGCCATGATATTACCAATGAAAACTCCGCACCTGTGGTTGAGAATATCACTGCGCCGCCGCTCTATTCTTTTGAAATCCCACAGGAAACACCATCTCCTGTGCAGACTCGCGTTATGCTACCGACAGAGCGTCCTGAGCCTCAAATGGGGGCATGGGATACCCCAGCAGCATCTGCCAGTCATTCGCCATTTGATTTTTCAACGGCACAGCGCCATAACGATCAGGTGGAAAGTACGCCTTACATGAATCCTGAGCTGGGTTCGAGCCTTGATGGACTGACCGCTGCAGGCATGGGTTCTGCATCAACATCTGGACCCATATCTACCGCCGGAATTGTTGCAGCAAGTGCAGCGACAGCGACATTTATGCCAGCATTTACGGCAACCAGCGATAGTAGTTCTCAGATTAAACAGGGGATTGGCCCAGAATTACCACGGCCGAATCCTGTTCGAATTCCAACGCGGCGTGAGCTAGCGTCTTACGGTATCAAACTGCCTTCTCAGAGAATAGCTGAGCAGGAACAACGTGAGCTGCGTGAAGACGAAACGCTAAGTTCCCAGAGTGCGGCTGCATTTGGTAGCGAGGTCGAGTCCGAAGATGAAGCGGCGTTGCAGCAGGCCATTTTGCGCCAAGCTTTTGTCGATCAACAGTCTGAGCGTTATGGTCAATCTTCTGACGCGGACGTAAATATCTTCTCAGCACCTGAACCTGAAGATGAACAGGCGCTGCAAGAGGCTGCATTGCGACAGGAGTTTGCGGCGCAGCAACAGCATCGTTATAGCGTGACTCAACGCGAAGATACTGTCCGGCATGAAAACAGTATTTATAGCGAAAATAGCGTGCATAACGAAAATAACAGCGCTGAAGGAGTGCAGTTGGCTGATACCAGCAGTGCCTTCACATTCTCGCCAGTCGCAGATTTAGTTGATGAGAGTCCGCGTGAACCATTGTTCACACTTTCACCTTATGTTGAAACAGCGGCTAAAGAAGAGACTTTTGCGCAAGATGACTCTGAACAGGTGTCGCCGCATCAACAGGCACCCGTGCAGCAAACACATTCAGAGCACTCAACACCGTCGGTTCAATCTGCTCATGCTTCATCTGCAAATACGCACTCTGCGTACACTCAACCGACTGCAATACCGTCTTATGCTCCACCAGTGCCGCAATCTGTTGTTCAGCCCACGGCACCAATGCAACCCGTGCAGCCAATCCCAGCAATGGACAGCCTGATTCACCCATTCCTAATGCGTAATGATCAGCCGTTGGTCAAACCAACGACACCATTACCGACGCTGGATCTACTCTCTTCGCCGCCAGCGGAAGAGGAACCGGTCGATATGTTCGCGTTGGAACAGACAGCACGTCTGGTTGAAGCACGGCTTGGTGATTATCGGGTGAAAGCAGAAGTGGTCGGTATCTCTCCGGGGCCGGTGATTACCCGTTTTGAACTGGATCTGGCACCGGGCGTCAAAGCCTCACGTATTTCCAATCTTTCCCGCGATTTGGCTCGCTCACTCTCTGCTATTGCGGTGCGTGTGGTGGAAGTTATTCCCGGCAAACCTTATGTTGGGCTTGAGCTACCCAATAAGTATCGGCAGACGGTCTATCTGCGAGAGGTGCTCGATTGTGCCAAATTCCGCGATAACCCATCACCATTAGCTATCGTGCTGGGTAAAGATATCGCAGGGCAGCCAGTAGTGGCGGATTTAGCCAAAATGCCTCACTTGTTGGTCGCAGGTACGACTGGCTCGGGTAAATCGGTTGGGGTGAACGCGATGATCCTCAGCATCTTGTATAAAGCTACACCGGATGAGGTGCGCTTTATCATGATTGACCCGAAAATGTTGGAGTTGTCGGTCTATGAAGGTATTCCGCACCTGTTAACTGGCGTGGTTACCGACATGAAAGATGCTGCGAATGCACTTCGTTGGTGTGTCGGTGAGATGGAACGGCGCTATAAACTGATGTCTGCATTGGGTGTGCGTAATCTTGCGGGTTACAACGAGCGAGTGGCGCAAGCTGAAGCAATGGGGCGGCCAATTCCCGATCCATTCTGGAAGCCATCCGATAGCATGGATATCTCACCGCCAATGTTGGTAAAACTGCCGTATATCGTGGTGATGGTGGATGAGTTTGCTGACTTGATGATGACCGTGGGCAAAAAAGTTGAAGAGCTGATTGCCCGTTTAGCGCAGAAAGCACGTGCTGCCGGTATCCATCTGGTTCTGGCAACACAGCGCCCATCAGTGGATGTGATAACCGGTTTGATCAAAGCCAACATCCCGACACGTATCGCCTTTACCGTCTCCAGTAAAATTGACTCTCGTACTATTCTCGATCAAGGGGGGGCGGAGTCACTACTGGGTATGGGGGATATGCTGTATATGGCACCTAACTCATCAATTCCAGTGCGTGTGCACGGTGCCTTTGTCCGTGATCAGGAAGTCCATGCTGTTGTAAATGATTGGAAAGCTCGTGGTCGACCGCAATACATTGAGAGTATCATCAGTGGTGGCGACGAGGGAGAAGGCGGTGGCCTTGGCTTGGACAGTGACGAAGAGTTAGATCCATTGTTCGATCAGGCGGTGAGCTTTGTATTGGAGAAACGTCGTGCATCAATCTCGGGTGTTCAGCGTCAATTCCGAATCGGTTATAATCGTGCTGCACGTATCATTGAGCAGATGGAAGCCCAGCAAATTGTGAGTACGCCAGGCCATAATGGTAACCGTGAAGTTTTGGCACCACCACCTCATGAGTAA
- a CDS encoding replication-associated recombination protein A: MSNMSLDFSQNEFQPLAARMRPLTLDQYIGQQHLLAPGKPLPRAIVAGQLHSMILWGPPGTGKTTLAEIIGRYGQADVERISAVTSGIKEIREAIERARQNRDAGRRTILFVDEVHRFNKSQQDAFLPHIEDGTITFIGATTENPSFELNSALLSRARVYLLKSLTAADIEKVIDQAMSDSQRGYGGQNIKLPDETRRMMSELVGGDARRALNSLEMMADMAEIDANGVRLLTPDLLKEVSGERSARFDNKGDRYYDLISAVHKSIRGSAPDAALYWYARIITAGGDPLYVARRLLAIASEDVGNADPRAMQVAISAWDCFTRVGPAEGERAIAQAIVYLACAPKSNAVYTAFKAAMQDARDKPDFDVPEHLRNAPTKLMKEMGLGAEYRYAHDEQHAYAAGENYFPPEMAATRYYSPSSRGLEGKIGEKLAWLAEQDQNSPIKRYR, encoded by the coding sequence GTGAGTAATATGTCCCTCGATTTTTCCCAAAATGAGTTTCAGCCACTGGCCGCGCGGATGCGGCCTTTGACGTTGGATCAATATATAGGTCAGCAACATCTGCTGGCTCCGGGTAAACCGCTACCACGGGCAATCGTCGCTGGGCAGTTACACTCTATGATTCTCTGGGGGCCGCCGGGAACCGGTAAAACCACGTTAGCCGAAATTATTGGCCGCTACGGTCAGGCGGATGTCGAGCGTATCTCTGCGGTGACCTCAGGTATTAAAGAGATCCGCGAAGCTATCGAGCGAGCAAGGCAGAATCGTGATGCTGGGCGGCGCACGATACTGTTTGTCGATGAGGTCCATCGCTTCAATAAAAGTCAGCAGGATGCGTTTTTACCGCATATTGAAGATGGTACTATCACCTTTATCGGGGCCACGACTGAAAACCCTTCGTTTGAGTTAAATTCGGCATTGCTCTCCCGTGCACGCGTCTACTTGCTGAAATCACTCACTGCCGCAGATATTGAGAAAGTGATTGACCAAGCAATGTCTGATAGCCAGCGTGGTTATGGTGGACAGAATATCAAGCTGCCGGATGAAACCCGCCGCATGATGTCTGAATTGGTGGGCGGCGATGCACGTCGCGCCTTGAATAGCCTTGAAATGATGGCAGATATGGCAGAAATAGATGCCAACGGGGTACGTCTGCTCACCCCTGATTTGCTAAAAGAGGTCTCTGGTGAACGAAGTGCCCGTTTTGATAATAAAGGCGACCGCTATTACGATCTGATTTCGGCAGTGCATAAATCTATTCGTGGCTCAGCCCCGGATGCAGCGCTGTATTGGTATGCACGTATTATCACGGCTGGTGGTGATCCGCTCTATGTCGCTCGGCGCTTGTTGGCGATTGCATCGGAAGATGTGGGTAACGCAGACCCGCGCGCCATGCAGGTGGCAATCTCAGCTTGGGACTGTTTTACCCGAGTAGGGCCAGCAGAAGGTGAGCGGGCGATTGCACAGGCGATAGTTTATCTGGCCTGTGCACCAAAAAGTAATGCAGTTTATACCGCGTTTAAGGCCGCGATGCAGGATGCACGCGATAAACCTGATTTTGATGTGCCGGAACATCTGCGTAATGCACCGACCAAGCTGATGAAAGAGATGGGGCTGGGGGCAGAATACCGATATGCCCATGATGAGCAACATGCTTATGCCGCAGGTGAGAATTATTTCCCGCCAGAAATGGCCGCTACGCGCTACTACTCACCATCATCCCGAGGTCTGGAAGGTAAAATCGGTGAAAAGCTGGCATGGTTGGCTGAACAGGATCAAAATAGCCCGATAAAACGCTACCGCTAG
- the trxB gene encoding thioredoxin-disulfide reductase — MSTAKHSKLIILGSGPAGYTAAVYAARANLKPVLITGMEKGGQLTTTTDVENWPGDPEGLTGPALMERMHEHAEKFQTEILFDHINRVDLQNRPFRLFGDGAEYTCDALIIATGASARYLGMESEEAFKGKGVSACATCDGFFYRNQKVAVVGGGNTAVEEALYLANIAAEVHLIHRRDSFRSEKILIDRLMEKVKNGNIVLHTDRTLDEVLGDDMGVTGVRLKSTKNNETEELAVAGVFIAIGHSPNTAIFGEQLALENGYIKVQSGTQGNATQTSIPGVFAAGDVMDHIYRQAITSAGTGCMAALDAERYLDGLMNDK, encoded by the coding sequence ATGAGCACGGCTAAACATAGCAAATTGATTATTCTGGGTTCTGGCCCTGCGGGTTATACCGCCGCAGTTTATGCTGCACGCGCCAACCTGAAACCTGTATTGATTACCGGAATGGAAAAAGGCGGTCAGTTGACCACCACCACCGATGTCGAAAACTGGCCGGGAGATCCTGAGGGATTGACTGGCCCAGCGCTAATGGAACGGATGCATGAACATGCAGAAAAGTTCCAGACAGAAATTCTGTTCGACCATATCAATCGCGTTGATTTGCAAAACCGCCCATTCCGCTTATTTGGTGATGGAGCAGAGTACACCTGTGATGCGCTGATTATCGCAACTGGAGCGTCTGCCCGCTATTTGGGGATGGAATCAGAGGAAGCATTCAAAGGCAAAGGGGTCTCTGCCTGTGCAACCTGCGATGGTTTCTTCTATCGCAATCAAAAAGTTGCCGTTGTCGGTGGCGGTAACACAGCCGTTGAAGAAGCGCTTTATCTGGCCAACATCGCCGCTGAAGTGCACTTAATTCACCGCCGCGATAGCTTCCGTTCAGAAAAAATCCTGATCGACCGTCTGATGGAAAAAGTGAAAAATGGCAACATCGTGCTGCACACTGATCGTACCTTAGACGAAGTTCTGGGCGATGATATGGGTGTGACAGGTGTTCGCCTGAAATCCACCAAAAACAACGAAACAGAAGAGCTAGCGGTCGCAGGTGTCTTCATCGCGATAGGCCATAGCCCAAACACCGCTATTTTTGGTGAGCAACTGGCACTGGAGAATGGCTACATCAAAGTTCAGTCTGGTACTCAGGGCAATGCGACACAGACCTCGATTCCGGGTGTTTTCGCTGCGGGTGATGTTATGGACCATATTTACCGTCAAGCCATCACCTCCGCCGGCACGGGTTGTATGGCGGCGTTGGACGCAGAGCGTTATCTTGATGGGTTGATGAACGATAAATAA
- the lolA gene encoding outer membrane lipoprotein chaperone LolA encodes MKKLLVACCLLSGLISTSVLADASTDLQGRLSKVNSFHANFSQKVTSSEGAAVQEGEGELWVKRPNLFNWHMTSPDESVLISDGETLWFYNPFVEQATATWLKNATGNTPFMLITRNNPDDWKQYNVKQKGDDFELTPKNASGNLKQFTITVTPAGTIKSFAAVEQDGQRSAYTLKGQQNSSADASKFKFTLPKGVTLDDQRQ; translated from the coding sequence ATGAAAAAACTGCTTGTCGCTTGCTGTCTGTTATCTGGCTTAATTTCAACCTCAGTCTTGGCAGATGCCAGCACGGATTTGCAAGGTCGCCTGAGCAAGGTGAATAGTTTCCATGCGAACTTCTCGCAGAAAGTCACCAGCTCTGAAGGGGCTGCGGTACAAGAAGGTGAGGGCGAGTTATGGGTAAAGCGGCCAAATCTGTTTAACTGGCATATGACTTCGCCGGATGAAAGTGTGCTGATTTCTGATGGTGAGACATTATGGTTCTACAACCCCTTTGTAGAACAAGCCACGGCGACCTGGCTGAAAAATGCGACTGGTAACACGCCTTTCATGCTGATTACTCGCAACAATCCAGATGACTGGAAACAGTACAATGTGAAGCAAAAAGGCGATGATTTTGAGCTGACGCCAAAAAATGCCAGCGGTAATCTGAAGCAATTTACGATAACAGTGACCCCAGCAGGCACCATTAAAAGTTTCGCTGCGGTTGAGCAAGATGGGCAGCGCAGTGCCTATACCCTGAAAGGGCAACAAAATAGCTCAGCAGATGCCAGCAAGTTTAAATTTACCCTACCAAAAGGTGTGACGCTGGACGACCAGCGGCAGTGA
- the serS gene encoding serine--tRNA ligase, with protein MLDPNMLRNELDAVAEKLARRGFKLDVEMLRQQEERRKVLQVETESLQAERNARSKLIGAAKARGEDIEPLRLEVNVLGEKLDAAKIELDKLQNEIRDLALSIPNLPDDSVPVGKDENDNLEVSRWGEPRKYDFEVRDHVSLGEMAGGLDFAAAVKLTGARFVVMKGQVARMHRALSQFMLDLHTEKHGYQEAYVPYLVNHATLYGTGQLPKFGEDLFHTKPLEEESDSSNYALIPTAEVPLTNLVRDEILEEESLPLKMTAHTPCFRSEAGSYGRDTRGLIRMHQFDKVEMVQITRPEDSMAALEELTGHAEKVLQLLELPYRKVLLCTGDMGFGSSKTYDLEVWLPAQNTYREISSCSNMWDFQARRMQARCRNKIDRKPRLVHTLNGSGLAVGRTLVAVLENYQQADGRIQVPEVLRPYMGGLEFIG; from the coding sequence ATGCTCGATCCCAATATGCTGCGCAATGAGCTAGACGCAGTCGCCGAAAAACTGGCTCGCAGAGGTTTTAAACTTGATGTTGAGATGTTGCGCCAACAAGAAGAGCGCCGCAAAGTTTTACAGGTTGAAACAGAAAGTCTGCAAGCAGAACGTAATGCCCGATCGAAACTGATTGGTGCGGCCAAGGCGCGTGGCGAAGATATCGAACCATTGCGTTTGGAAGTCAATGTGCTGGGTGAAAAACTGGATGCGGCTAAGATTGAACTGGATAAGTTGCAAAACGAAATCCGCGATCTGGCACTCTCTATTCCTAACCTGCCGGATGATTCTGTGCCAGTGGGCAAAGATGAAAACGATAACCTTGAAGTCAGCCGTTGGGGTGAACCCCGCAAGTATGACTTTGAGGTGAGAGATCACGTCTCCTTGGGCGAAATGGCCGGTGGCCTTGATTTTGCTGCGGCAGTGAAACTGACCGGTGCGCGTTTTGTGGTGATGAAAGGGCAAGTTGCCCGCATGCACCGTGCGCTATCGCAGTTTATGCTAGACCTGCATACCGAAAAGCACGGCTATCAGGAGGCTTACGTTCCTTATCTGGTTAACCATGCCACTTTGTATGGTACGGGTCAGTTACCTAAGTTTGGCGAGGACTTGTTCCACACCAAACCACTGGAAGAGGAGTCAGACAGCAGCAACTACGCACTGATTCCTACGGCTGAAGTCCCGCTGACTAACTTGGTGCGAGATGAGATTTTGGAAGAGGAGTCTCTGCCACTGAAAATGACCGCCCATACGCCGTGCTTCCGTTCAGAAGCGGGTTCTTATGGGCGTGATACCCGTGGCTTGATCCGTATGCATCAGTTCGACAAAGTTGAGATGGTGCAGATAACCCGCCCAGAAGATTCAATGGCGGCACTGGAAGAGCTGACCGGTCATGCAGAGAAAGTGCTGCAATTGCTGGAACTGCCATACCGCAAAGTGCTGCTGTGTACCGGTGATATGGGCTTTGGTTCCAGCAAAACTTACGATTTGGAAGTGTGGTTACCTGCGCAGAATACTTACCGCGAAATCTCTTCATGCTCAAATATGTGGGATTTCCAGGCCCGTCGTATGCAGGCGCGCTGTCGTAATAAAATCGATAGAAAGCCCCGTTTGGTTCATACCCTGAATGGTTCTGGTCTGGCTGTTGGCCGTACACTCGTTGCCGTGCTGGAAAACTACCAGCAGGCTGATGGTCGCATTCAGGTGCCAGAAGTATTACGCCCATATATGGGCGGACTGGAATTTATCGGTTAA
- the lrp gene encoding leucine-responsive transcriptional regulator Lrp — MIDNKKRPGKELDRIDRNILNELQKDGRISNVELSKRVGLSPTPCLERVRRLERQGFIHGYTALLNPQYLDASLLVIVEITLNRGAPDVFEQFNAAVKNLEEIQECHLVSGDFDYLLKTRVPDMSAYRTLLGETLLRLPGVNDTRTYVVMEEVKQSNRLVIKTR, encoded by the coding sequence ATGATAGATAATAAAAAGCGCCCGGGGAAAGAGCTTGATCGTATTGATCGTAACATCCTGAATGAATTACAAAAGGATGGGCGCATCTCTAACGTCGAGCTTTCAAAACGAGTAGGATTGTCACCAACACCATGTTTGGAACGGGTTCGCCGCTTAGAGCGTCAGGGCTTCATTCATGGCTATACCGCACTGCTTAATCCACAGTATTTGGATGCATCATTGCTGGTTATCGTTGAGATTACTCTGAATCGTGGCGCTCCGGATGTATTTGAGCAATTCAATGCTGCTGTCAAAAATCTTGAGGAAATTCAAGAGTGTCACTTGGTATCAGGCGATTTCGACTATTTGTTGAAAACTCGAGTACCAGATATGTCAGCTTACCGTACATTACTCGGTGAAACCTTGCTTCGCCTACCGGGCGTCAACGACACGCGTACCTATGTGGTCATGGAAGAAGTGAAGCAGAGTAACCGCCTTGTAATTAAAACGCGGTAA
- a CDS encoding MFS transporter, with translation MSAYSRPVLLLLCGLLLFTISIAVLNTLVPLWLSHQQLPTWQVGMVSSSYFTGNLVGTLIAGRLIQRLGFNRSYHYSCILFALATCGLMLSVDFWSWLGWRFFAGVACALIWVIVESALLRSGTLTNRGQLLAAYMMVYYLGTVTGQLLLGVVSTQLLNVIPWVSALVITAMLPLLFAHFSHQEGSESSHVPVWSMLKRRSARLGVNGCIISGVLLGSLYGLLPLYLSHQGMSDASVGWWMALLVSSGIIGQWPIGKMADRYGRLLVLRIQVFVVILGSVAILGNYALAPALFILGCAGFTLYPVAMAWACEKASADELVAMNQALLMSYTIGSLTGPTMTSLLMQRYSDNLLFIMIAGVALVYLMMLLRKPDQQQTPYAAV, from the coding sequence ATGTCCGCATATTCTCGCCCGGTGCTGCTTTTGCTCTGTGGGCTTTTGCTGTTCACGATTTCTATCGCAGTTTTAAATACCTTGGTTCCCCTTTGGTTATCTCATCAACAATTGCCGACTTGGCAAGTGGGGATGGTGAGTTCCTCTTATTTTACTGGGAATCTGGTCGGGACACTGATTGCTGGGCGCTTGATCCAGCGGCTTGGATTTAACCGCAGCTACCACTACTCCTGCATTTTGTTTGCTCTGGCGACCTGCGGATTAATGCTTTCGGTCGATTTTTGGAGCTGGTTGGGGTGGCGCTTCTTTGCCGGGGTGGCCTGCGCACTCATTTGGGTCATTGTTGAAAGTGCCTTGCTGCGCAGTGGTACGTTAACCAACCGTGGGCAACTGCTGGCTGCTTATATGATGGTTTACTATCTGGGGACCGTCACCGGGCAACTACTGCTAGGCGTGGTATCAACGCAACTGCTGAATGTCATCCCTTGGGTCAGTGCATTGGTGATTACCGCGATGCTGCCACTGCTGTTTGCCCACTTCTCACATCAGGAGGGTAGTGAGTCCTCACACGTTCCGGTTTGGTCGATGCTCAAGCGCCGTAGCGCGCGTCTAGGCGTTAATGGCTGCATTATCTCAGGTGTGCTCCTAGGTTCGCTCTATGGACTGCTGCCGTTGTATTTATCCCATCAAGGGATGAGCGACGCCAGTGTGGGATGGTGGATGGCATTGCTGGTCAGTTCAGGGATTATCGGTCAGTGGCCGATAGGCAAAATGGCTGATCGCTATGGTCGCTTGCTGGTGCTGCGCATTCAGGTGTTTGTGGTGATCCTCGGTAGCGTGGCGATTCTGGGGAATTATGCTTTGGCTCCTGCACTCTTTATTCTGGGTTGCGCGGGTTTTACCCTTTATCCGGTCGCTATGGCGTGGGCGTGCGAAAAAGCCAGTGCCGATGAGTTGGTGGCGATGAATCAGGCACTGCTGATGAGTTACACTATCGGCAGTCTGACCGGCCCGACCATGACCTCATTGCTGATGCAGCGCTATTCAGACAATTTATTATTTATCATGATTGCGGGTGTCGCGCTGGTCTATTTGATGATGTTACTGCGCAAACCCGACCAACAGCAAACGCCTTATGCAGCGGTATAA